A part of Streptomyces sp. NBC_01235 genomic DNA contains:
- a CDS encoding CoA-acylating methylmalonate-semialdehyde dehydrogenase: MTTILHWINGSPATGTSRQTAPVFNPATGQEQARVALAGAAEVDAAVTAAATAFETWSQSSLTQRTQVMFAFRQLLVEHEEELGRIISAEHGKTVDDARGEITRGREVVEFACGLGDILKGSYSDQVSRGVDVHNFRQPLGVVAGITPFNFPAMVPLWMHPIAIATGNTFILKPSERDPSAANFIADLYQKAGLPDGVFNVVHGGKDAVDAILTHPGIEAVSFVGSTPIAKYVHQTATAHGKRVQALGGAKNHAVVLPDADLDFAANHITAGAYGSAGERCMAVSVAVAVGEAADALVEVLERKAREVMVGPGDAPGTEMGPLVAKAAQERVENAVGTAAGQGATVVVDGRGLKIDGHEDGFFTGPTLLDHVTTEMDAYKEELFGPVLAIVRADTLDEAIALINANPYGNGTALFTASGEAARRFQRNIKVGMIGINVPVPVPMSYYSFGGWKDSLIGDSPIHGPEGIRFYTRPKVVTTRWPQPTQQLAAGFNFPTSN; encoded by the coding sequence GTGACAACCATCCTTCACTGGATCAACGGCTCCCCCGCCACCGGCACAAGTAGGCAAACCGCGCCGGTGTTCAACCCGGCCACCGGTCAGGAGCAGGCCCGGGTCGCCCTCGCCGGCGCGGCCGAGGTGGACGCCGCCGTCACCGCCGCCGCGACGGCCTTCGAAACCTGGTCGCAGTCCTCGCTCACCCAGCGCACGCAGGTGATGTTTGCCTTCCGTCAGCTCCTCGTCGAGCACGAGGAGGAGCTCGGCCGGATCATCTCCGCCGAGCACGGCAAGACCGTCGACGACGCCCGCGGCGAAATCACCCGCGGCCGGGAAGTCGTCGAGTTCGCCTGCGGCCTCGGCGACATCCTCAAAGGCTCCTACTCCGACCAGGTATCCCGCGGCGTCGACGTGCACAACTTCCGCCAGCCCCTCGGCGTCGTCGCCGGCATCACACCCTTCAACTTCCCCGCCATGGTGCCCCTGTGGATGCACCCCATCGCCATCGCCACCGGCAACACCTTCATCCTCAAGCCCAGCGAACGCGACCCCTCAGCCGCCAACTTCATCGCCGACCTGTACCAGAAGGCCGGACTGCCGGACGGCGTCTTCAACGTCGTCCACGGCGGCAAGGACGCGGTCGACGCGATCCTCACCCACCCCGGCATCGAAGCCGTCTCCTTCGTCGGCTCCACACCCATCGCCAAATACGTCCACCAGACGGCCACCGCCCACGGCAAGCGCGTCCAGGCCCTCGGCGGCGCCAAGAACCACGCCGTCGTCCTGCCCGACGCCGACCTCGACTTCGCCGCCAACCACATCACCGCCGGCGCCTACGGCTCGGCGGGAGAGCGCTGCATGGCCGTGTCGGTGGCCGTCGCAGTCGGCGAAGCCGCCGACGCCCTGGTCGAGGTACTGGAGCGCAAGGCCCGCGAAGTGATGGTCGGCCCCGGCGACGCCCCGGGCACCGAGATGGGCCCACTCGTCGCCAAGGCCGCCCAGGAGCGCGTCGAGAACGCAGTCGGAACAGCCGCCGGGCAGGGCGCCACCGTCGTCGTCGACGGCCGCGGGCTGAAGATCGACGGACACGAAGACGGCTTCTTCACCGGCCCCACCCTCCTCGACCACGTCACCACCGAAATGGACGCCTACAAGGAAGAACTGTTCGGCCCCGTCCTCGCCATCGTCCGTGCCGACACCCTCGACGAGGCGATCGCGCTGATCAACGCCAACCCCTACGGCAACGGCACCGCCCTGTTCACCGCCTCCGGCGAAGCCGCCCGCCGCTTCCAGCGCAACATCAAGGTCGGCATGATCGGCATCAACGTCCCCGTGCCCGTCCCGATGTCCTACTACTCCTTCGGCGGCTGGAAGGACTCCCTCATCGGCGACTCCCCCATCCACGGCCCCGAAGGCATCCGCTTCTACACCCGCCCCAAGGTCGTCACCACCCGCTGGCCCCAACCCACCCAGCAACTCGCCGCCGGCTTCAACTTCCCCACCTCCAACTGA
- a CDS encoding Gfo/Idh/MocA family protein — MTTSGKPLSVAVIGAGMAGRSHAAGYRNVNTVFGAGLPPIRLAAIADANVALGEDAARRYGFEKALPSWEAVVEDPTIDAVSIVVGNALHRPIAEALVAAGKHVLCEKPLAGSLEDARAMAELERSAGVVTAVGYTFRRSPGIAGIRDHVQRGELGDLTLFSGRYWCDYATDPNGPLSWRFKGDSGSGALGDVGSHVIDAAEYVAGPIASVSGASLSTQIAKRPLPLGAVVGHNAAPVSDEVGEVENEDTASFTARFESGLVGTFSVTRTGFGLPNGLAFDVLGVGGRAAFDQHRPAEYLFDDAQPEARTRGARQIIVGPQLPYFAGGVPMEAPGVGAGNADNFTYQARAFLDQVTGVAEPLPACATFADALRTMEIIQAVVASSRNGGTAVPVPPAA, encoded by the coding sequence ATGACAACGTCCGGCAAGCCCCTTTCCGTCGCGGTGATCGGAGCCGGTATGGCCGGCCGCAGCCACGCCGCGGGGTATCGCAACGTCAACACGGTCTTCGGGGCCGGGCTTCCGCCGATCCGGCTGGCCGCGATCGCCGACGCCAACGTCGCGCTCGGTGAGGACGCCGCGCGCCGTTACGGCTTCGAGAAGGCGCTCCCGAGCTGGGAGGCCGTCGTCGAGGACCCGACGATCGACGCCGTCAGCATCGTCGTGGGCAACGCGCTGCACCGGCCGATCGCGGAGGCGCTGGTCGCCGCGGGCAAGCACGTGCTGTGCGAGAAGCCGCTGGCCGGTTCGCTGGAAGACGCGCGGGCGATGGCCGAGTTGGAGCGCTCCGCCGGCGTCGTGACCGCCGTCGGCTACACCTTCCGCCGCTCCCCCGGCATCGCCGGAATCCGTGACCACGTGCAGCGCGGTGAGCTGGGCGACCTCACCCTGTTCAGCGGGCGCTACTGGTGCGACTACGCGACCGACCCGAACGGGCCGCTGAGCTGGCGGTTCAAGGGCGATTCCGGTTCCGGTGCGCTCGGGGACGTCGGCTCGCACGTCATCGACGCCGCCGAGTACGTCGCCGGGCCCATCGCCTCGGTCTCCGGCGCTTCCCTGTCGACGCAGATCGCCAAGCGTCCGCTGCCGCTGGGCGCGGTCGTCGGGCACAACGCGGCGCCCGTCTCCGACGAGGTGGGTGAGGTCGAGAACGAGGACACGGCCTCGTTCACCGCTCGCTTCGAGTCGGGTCTCGTGGGCACCTTCTCGGTGACGCGCACCGGCTTCGGCCTGCCCAACGGGCTCGCCTTCGACGTGCTGGGCGTGGGCGGCCGGGCCGCGTTCGACCAGCACCGGCCCGCCGAGTACCTCTTCGACGACGCCCAGCCCGAGGCCCGCACGCGCGGTGCCCGGCAGATCATCGTCGGGCCGCAGCTGCCGTACTTCGCCGGCGGTGTCCCGATGGAGGCGCCGGGGGTGGGCGCCGGCAACGCCGACAACTTCACCTACCAGGCGCGGGCGTTCCTCGACCAGGTCACGGGCGTCGCCGAACCGCTGCCCGCCTGTGCCACGTTCGCCGACGCGCTGCGGACCATGGAGATCATCCAGGCCGTCGTCGCCTCCTCCCGCAACGGCGGCACCGCCGTCCCGGTTCCGCCCGCCGCCTGA
- a CDS encoding sugar phosphate isomerase/epimerase family protein translates to MALKLGAYTACLHDRPLTEALDILKENGLTSVEVNTGGFIPSPHCPVDLLLSSATAREEYLAAFAARGMELTGLNCNGNPLNPLPGVGPKHADDLRRTIRLAGLLGVKHVVTMSGTPGSDPGAKYPSWVVNPWDGVYMDVLDYQWGVAVAFWKEIDALARANDVRVAIEMHPHNVVFSPVTLKRLVDATGATNVGAEMDPSHLMWQGMDVIASIKWLGPLVFHAAAKDATLCPGADIRGVLDTSFTRVPADAPGKVPTGYGFWCNAWPENPAWKFVAVGVGNDVPFWTEFLRALAEIDPDMAVNIEHEDAAYSQTEGLALAAKNLHSAASAI, encoded by the coding sequence ATGGCCCTCAAGCTCGGCGCCTACACCGCCTGTCTGCACGACCGGCCCCTCACCGAGGCCCTCGACATCCTCAAGGAGAACGGTCTGACCTCCGTCGAGGTCAACACCGGCGGCTTCATACCGTCCCCGCACTGCCCGGTCGACCTGCTCCTGTCCTCCGCCACCGCCCGCGAGGAGTACCTGGCGGCCTTCGCCGCCCGCGGGATGGAACTGACGGGGCTCAACTGCAACGGCAACCCCCTCAACCCGCTCCCCGGCGTCGGCCCGAAGCACGCCGACGACCTGCGCCGCACCATCCGCCTCGCGGGCCTGCTCGGTGTCAAGCACGTCGTCACCATGTCCGGGACGCCGGGCTCCGACCCCGGCGCCAAGTATCCCTCCTGGGTCGTCAACCCGTGGGACGGCGTCTACATGGACGTCCTCGACTACCAGTGGGGCGTCGCCGTCGCGTTCTGGAAGGAGATCGACGCGCTCGCCCGGGCCAACGACGTCCGGGTGGCCATCGAGATGCACCCGCACAACGTCGTGTTCTCCCCGGTCACGCTCAAGCGGCTCGTCGACGCGACGGGCGCGACCAACGTCGGCGCGGAGATGGACCCCTCCCATCTGATGTGGCAGGGCATGGACGTCATCGCCTCCATCAAGTGGCTGGGCCCGCTGGTGTTCCACGCCGCCGCGAAGGACGCCACGCTCTGCCCCGGTGCCGACATCCGCGGCGTACTCGACACCTCGTTCACCCGTGTCCCCGCCGACGCGCCCGGCAAGGTGCCCACCGGCTACGGGTTCTGGTGCAACGCCTGGCCGGAGAACCCGGCCTGGAAGTTCGTCGCCGTCGGCGTCGGCAACGACGTCCCCTTCTGGACCGAGTTCCTGCGCGCCCTCGCCGAGATCGACCCGGACATGGCCGTGAACATCGAGCACGAGGACGCCGCCTACTCCCAGACCGAAGGACTCGCCCTGGCCGCCAAGAACCTGCACAGCGCCGCGTCCGCGATCTGA